A stretch of the Bacillus anthracis str. Vollum genome encodes the following:
- the asbB gene encoding petrobactin biosynthesis protein AsbB — protein MRMDMYHTKILKAIESEDYISVRRRVLRQLVESLIYEGIITPARIEKEEQILFLIQGLDEDNKSVTYECYGRERITFGRISIDSLIVRVQDGKQEIQSVAQFLEEVFRVVNVEQTKLDSFIHELEQTIFKDTIAQYERCNKLKYTQKSYDELENHLIDGHPYHPSYKARIGFQYRDNFRYGYEFMRPIKLIWIAAHKKNATVGYENEVIYDKILKSEVGERKLEAYKERIHSMGCDPKQYLFIPVHPWQWENFIISNYAEDIQDKGIIYLGESADDYCAQQSMRTLRNVTNPKRPYVKVSLNILNTSTLRTLKPYSVASAPAISNWLSNVVSQDSYLRDESRVILLKEFSSVMYDTNKKATYGSLGCIWRESVHHYLGEQEDAVPFNGLYAKEKDGTPIIDAWLNKYGIENWLRLLIQKAIIPVIHLVVEHGIALESHGQNMILVHKEGLPVRIALKDFHEGLEFYRPFLKEMNKCPDFTKMHKTYANGKMNDFFEMDRIECLQEMVLDALFLFNVGELAFVLADKYEWKEESFWMIVVEEIENHFRKYPHLKDRFESIQLYTPTFYAEQLTKRRLYIDVESLVHEVPNPLYRARQLNIQKSVATGGNYANC, from the coding sequence ATGAGAATGGATATGTATCATACGAAAATATTGAAAGCGATTGAGTCAGAAGATTATATTTCAGTACGAAGAAGAGTTTTACGTCAATTAGTAGAGTCGTTAATTTATGAGGGAATCATTACGCCAGCTCGTATAGAAAAAGAAGAACAAATTCTTTTTCTTATACAAGGACTTGATGAGGACAATAAAAGTGTCACGTACGAATGTTACGGAAGAGAACGAATAACATTTGGACGTATCTCTATAGATTCATTAATAGTAAGAGTTCAAGATGGAAAACAAGAAATACAATCAGTGGCGCAATTTTTGGAAGAAGTTTTTCGAGTTGTTAACGTAGAACAAACGAAATTAGATTCTTTTATTCACGAATTAGAACAAACGATATTTAAAGATACGATTGCACAATATGAAAGATGTAATAAGTTGAAATATACTCAAAAATCATACGATGAATTGGAAAACCATTTAATTGACGGTCACCCGTATCATCCTAGCTATAAAGCGCGCATTGGGTTTCAATATCGAGACAATTTTCGATATGGATATGAATTTATGAGGCCAATAAAACTTATATGGATCGCAGCGCATAAGAAAAATGCCACTGTAGGTTATGAAAATGAAGTGATTTATGACAAAATTTTAAAAAGCGAAGTAGGCGAGCGTAAATTAGAAGCGTATAAGGAACGAATTCACAGTATGGGATGTGATCCAAAGCAGTATTTGTTTATACCTGTTCACCCTTGGCAGTGGGAAAATTTTATCATTTCAAATTACGCTGAGGATATACAGGATAAAGGTATTATTTATTTAGGGGAATCAGCGGATGATTATTGTGCGCAACAATCTATGAGAACGTTAAGAAATGTTACGAATCCAAAGAGACCATATGTAAAGGTATCGCTGAACATACTTAACACTTCGACACTCCGTACGCTGAAACCATATTCAGTTGCGAGTGCACCAGCTATATCGAATTGGTTAAGTAATGTCGTAAGTCAAGATTCTTATTTAAGGGATGAATCACGTGTAATTTTGTTAAAGGAATTTTCGAGCGTAATGTATGATACGAATAAGAAAGCCACATATGGTTCATTAGGGTGTATTTGGCGTGAAAGTGTTCATCATTATTTAGGTGAGCAAGAGGATGCAGTTCCTTTTAACGGATTATATGCAAAAGAGAAAGATGGAACACCCATTATTGATGCATGGTTAAACAAATATGGGATAGAGAATTGGCTACGATTACTTATTCAAAAAGCGATTATACCAGTTATACATCTTGTTGTAGAGCATGGGATCGCACTCGAATCACACGGTCAAAATATGATTTTAGTTCATAAAGAAGGATTACCTGTCCGTATTGCATTAAAGGATTTTCATGAAGGACTTGAGTTTTATCGTCCATTCTTAAAAGAAATGAATAAATGTCCGGACTTTACTAAAATGCATAAAACGTATGCGAATGGAAAAATGAATGATTTCTTTGAAATGGATCGTATCGAATGTTTACAAGAGATGGTACTAGATGCACTGTTCTTATTTAATGTAGGAGAGTTAGCTTTCGTACTTGCGGATAAATATGAATGGAAAGAAGAAAGCTTTTGGATGATAGTGGTCGAAGAAATTGAAAATCATTTTAGAAAATATCCACATTTGAAAGATAGATTTGAAAGTATTCAGCTATACACTCCTACATTCTATGCGGAGCAATTAACGAAGCGTCGATTGTATATAGATGTGGAATCGCTAGTTCATGAAGTTCCAAATCCATTGTATAGAGCAAGACAACTTAACATACAAAAATCAGTTGCTACAGGGGGAAATTATGCTAATTGTTAA
- the asbA gene encoding petrobactin biosynthesis protein AsbA — translation MKHAKQIAEHATIQSFLNCYLRETGSGEWITEDKRIEDIFYHLFQRDTCSTYLCCRLSAQNITLYGEVIYKSPTDRHLFGEQFYYQMGDSNSVMKADYVTVITFLIKEMSINYGEGTNPAELMLRVIRSCQNIEEFTKERKEDTSALYGFHTSFIEAEQSLLFGHLTHPTPKSRQGILEWKSAMYSPELKGECQLHYFRAHKSIVNEKSLLLDSTTVILKEELRNDEMVSKEFISKYCNEDEYSLLPIHPLQAEWLLHQPYVQDWIEQGVLEYIGPTGKCYMATSSLRTLYHPDAKYMLKFSFPVKVTNSMRINKLKELESGLEGKAMLNTAIGEVLEKFPGFDFICDPAFITLNYGTQESGFEVIIRENPFYSEHADDATLIAGLVQDAIPGERTRLSNIIHRLADLESRSCEEVSLEWFRRYMNISLKPMVWMYLQYGVALEAHQQNSVVQLKDGYPVKYYFRDNQGFYFCNSMKEMLNNELAGIGERTGNLYDDYIVDERFRYYLIFNHMFGLINGFGTAGLIREEILLTELRTVLESFLPYNREPSTFLRELLEEDKLACKANLLTRFFDVDELSNPLEQAIYVQVQNPLVREVAVRS, via the coding sequence ATGAAGCATGCGAAACAAATCGCGGAACATGCAACAATACAAAGTTTTTTAAATTGTTATTTAAGAGAAACAGGAAGTGGAGAATGGATTACAGAGGATAAAAGGATAGAGGATATTTTCTACCATTTATTTCAAAGAGATACTTGCTCTACTTATTTATGCTGTCGGTTATCGGCACAAAACATTACTTTGTATGGAGAAGTTATATATAAATCACCAACAGATCGCCATTTGTTTGGAGAACAATTTTATTACCAAATGGGAGATAGTAATTCTGTTATGAAAGCAGATTACGTTACAGTTATAACATTCTTAATAAAAGAGATGTCTATCAACTACGGAGAAGGGACGAACCCTGCTGAACTTATGCTTCGAGTTATTCGTAGTTGTCAAAATATTGAGGAATTTACAAAAGAGAGAAAAGAAGATACATCTGCATTATACGGTTTCCATACATCCTTTATAGAGGCGGAGCAATCTTTATTATTTGGACATTTAACGCATCCAACTCCAAAGAGTAGACAAGGTATTTTGGAATGGAAAAGTGCGATGTATTCTCCAGAATTAAAAGGAGAATGCCAGCTGCATTATTTTCGGGCACATAAAAGTATTGTGAATGAAAAATCATTATTATTAGATTCTACAACAGTAATTTTAAAAGAAGAGTTACGCAATGATGAGATGGTTAGTAAGGAATTTATATCGAAGTATTGTAATGAAGATGAATATTCATTACTTCCAATTCATCCGCTTCAGGCAGAGTGGTTATTACACCAACCTTACGTTCAGGATTGGATAGAGCAAGGAGTACTTGAATATATCGGTCCTACCGGTAAGTGTTATATGGCAACATCATCACTTAGGACGTTGTATCATCCTGACGCAAAGTATATGCTTAAGTTTTCATTCCCAGTAAAAGTAACAAATTCAATGCGCATTAATAAATTAAAGGAATTAGAGAGTGGTCTTGAAGGGAAGGCAATGTTAAATACGGCGATTGGTGAAGTGTTAGAAAAGTTTCCAGGCTTTGATTTCATTTGCGATCCAGCCTTTATTACATTAAATTATGGAACACAAGAATCTGGATTTGAAGTGATTATTCGAGAGAATCCTTTTTATAGCGAACATGCTGATGACGCTACATTAATTGCAGGGCTAGTGCAAGACGCTATCCCTGGAGAACGTACTCGTTTATCAAATATTATTCATCGCCTAGCAGATTTAGAAAGTAGAAGCTGTGAAGAAGTAAGTTTAGAGTGGTTTAGACGATATATGAATATTTCTTTAAAGCCGATGGTATGGATGTATTTACAGTATGGTGTTGCATTAGAAGCTCATCAGCAAAATAGCGTTGTTCAGCTAAAGGATGGTTATCCGGTCAAATATTATTTCCGTGATAATCAAGGTTTTTATTTCTGTAATTCAATGAAAGAGATGCTTAATAATGAGTTAGCTGGTATTGGAGAACGTACTGGAAATTTATATGACGACTATATTGTAGATGAAAGATTTCGTTACTACTTAATTTTTAATCATATGTTTGGACTCATTAACGGATTTGGTACAGCTGGATTAATTAGGGAGGAAATTCTCCTCACGGAATTAAGAACTGTACTTGAATCGTTCCTTCCATATAATCGTGAACCTTCTACCTTTTTAAGAGAATTGTTGGAAGAGGATAAGTTGGCATGTAAAGCAAATTTATTAACGAGATTTTTCGATGTCGACGAGTTAAGTAATCCTTTAGAACAAGCAATTTACGTACAAGTACAGAATCCGCTCGTTAGAGAAGTGGCTGTTCGTTCATAA